The Halorubrum salinarum genome segment GCTCGCGCTCGACGCGGTCGACGAGCGACTCCAGGCGGTCGACGGCCCGTTCGCGTTCCATTACCGACCGGTACGCGGCGGGCGGGCAAACCGGTTACGCTCGGGCCCGAGCGGGTCAGAGCCCGTCCAGCCGCGCCGCGGCGTCGTCCCAGTGACCGCCCTTCCAGAACCACTGCCCGCACTCGATACAGCTCCATCCGGGCCGCTCGGTCCCCACGTCGTCCGGGACGTAGTCTGGACGGTCGGTCGGAGCGGGGTCTGCCTCGGGGTCGACGCGCTCGACGGGGCCGTTACACGAGCCGCACCGGGAGGGCTCGTCGGCGAGTTCGACGGCGAACCCCGCCGCGTCGAACTCGCGGAGCTGGTCGAGCACGTCGCGCTCGGTGAGGAGGACGGCCTCGGGGGAGCCGTCCGCCGCGTCGGCCCGCGCCGCGAGGTCGCGGTCGCGGGTGACCAGGGTCCGCCCCTCGTCGGCCGCGAGGTCGAGGAGCCGGTCGTCGGCCTCGACGCCGCGGTCGAGCGCGTAGGCGGCGTCGTAGCCGCACAGGCGCAGGTAGGTGGCCAGCTTCCCGCACATGACGTCGAGCAGGACCGGCGGGTTCCCCCCGGTGGCGGGCCCCCGGCCGTCGGGCGCGTCGCCGCCGTCACCGCTCGTCATTCGAGCAGGAACGAGCGGACTCCGTTGAGCGAGCGGGCGTTGAGCACGTCGGCGGCCCGCGCCCATCCCCGCCGCGCGGTGTGGATCCCGTAGCGCGCGTTGTCGAGCTCGCGCGGGGCGTGCGCGTCCGTGTTGACGGCGATCGTCGCGCCCGCCTCGATGGCGGCCCGGACGAACTCCCCGTCGGCGTCGAGCCGAGCGGGGTTCGCGTTCACCTCGATCGCGGTGCCGGCCGCCGACGCGGCCGTCGCGATCGCCTCCACGTCCGGGTCGAGCCCCGGCCGCTCGTTGATGAGGCGGCCGGTCGGGTGGCCGAGCACGTCGACGTGGGGGTGTTCGACCGCCCGGACCAGCCGCTCGGTGGCCGCCTCGCGGTCCTGTCCGAGAGCGGCGTGCGGCGACGCGACCACCAGGTCGAGGGCGGCGAGGGTCTCGTCGTCCGTCGAGAGCCCGCCCTCGGCGTCGATGTTCGCCTCGATCCCGTGGAAGATCGGGATCCCGACCTCGTCGGCCGCCTCGGCGACCGCCGCCGCCTGCTCCTCGATGTCGGACTCGTCGAGGCCGACCCCGCCGACCATCCCCGGCCCGGTCGCGTGGTCGGTGACGACGTAGTAGTCGTACCCGCGCTCGTCGG includes the following:
- a CDS encoding Mut7-C RNAse domain-containing protein — protein: MTSGDGGDAPDGRGPATGGNPPVLLDVMCGKLATYLRLCGYDAAYALDRGVEADDRLLDLAADEGRTLVTRDRDLAARADAADGSPEAVLLTERDVLDQLREFDAAGFAVELADEPSRCGSCNGPVERVDPEADPAPTDRPDYVPDDVGTERPGWSCIECGQWFWKGGHWDDAAARLDGL